One genomic segment of uncultured Desulfobacter sp. includes these proteins:
- a CDS encoding FeoA family protein has product MTVINLRQMKRNQTGVITSVKAQGEMGRRIRDMGIVPGKEITIQGRAPLYDPVALRIMGFTLSLRNNEADYIQVEVE; this is encoded by the coding sequence ATGACCGTTATCAACTTAAGGCAAATGAAAAGAAATCAAACCGGGGTCATAACTTCGGTAAAAGCGCAAGGCGAAATGGGCCGCCGTATAAGGGACATGGGAATTGTACCCGGAAAGGAGATCACCATCCAGGGCCGGGCGCCGCTTTATGACCCGGTGGCATTGCGGATTATGGGATTCACGTTGAGCTTAAGAAATAATGAAGCCGATTATATTCAGGTGGAGGTGGAATAA
- a CDS encoding AMP-binding protein: protein MNTPHQLTVFDFFHRNALMNGSGCALYYNGETHSHSELFDDACRLTSGMAALNLPAGTRVAVVAKNHPAFFHLFAAGSALNLCLVLINRRLGEDELAHALDDTAPQVVIYDNEMKDKVGPLIQDRTGIVHSFNLAENFSSLYAPESPGAIELAADSDPDLAYIIIHTAAVQGKPRGAVLSQANLILANLQLMHAYGLDKTKAYLNILPLFHIMGVNIGLATLMAGGKNVIVDQFSPQSSLDLIREQNVSIFGSFPPILGRILECIQSQDTPPDLSSLEIVAGLENPETAEQWQASTGSKFWIMYGQTETSGLITFSPIFEAPGSAGRVSPLARMIVADDLDNALPAGSTGELLVKGPLVFKGYWNADELNAFTFRNGWHHTGDMGQLDENGYLYFKGRKPEKELIKPGGENVFPAEVENALVSHDAVDKACVFGVPDAEFGEAIKAVCSLNVGYTVEEKELIAYTGTLIAGFKKPKFIVFVDQLPLTAARDIDRFAIKEKYTHGQ, encoded by the coding sequence ATGAACACGCCCCATCAACTGACGGTATTTGATTTTTTCCACAGAAACGCCCTGATGAACGGCTCCGGGTGCGCCCTATATTATAATGGTGAAACCCACAGCCATTCAGAGCTGTTTGACGATGCCTGCCGGCTGACCAGCGGCATGGCGGCACTCAATCTGCCTGCCGGCACCCGTGTGGCCGTGGTCGCCAAAAACCACCCGGCATTTTTCCACCTGTTTGCCGCCGGCTCTGCATTAAACCTGTGCCTTGTGCTCATTAACCGGCGCCTGGGCGAAGATGAATTGGCCCATGCCCTTGATGACACCGCGCCACAGGTGGTCATTTATGATAATGAAATGAAAGATAAAGTCGGTCCCCTGATTCAGGACAGAACCGGCATTGTTCACAGCTTCAACCTGGCGGAGAATTTTTCTTCCCTCTATGCGCCTGAATCCCCGGGTGCCATTGAACTGGCTGCCGATTCAGACCCGGATCTTGCATATATCATCATCCACACCGCAGCAGTTCAGGGTAAACCAAGGGGGGCGGTGCTCAGCCAGGCAAACCTTATCCTGGCCAACCTTCAGCTCATGCATGCCTATGGTCTGGACAAAACTAAAGCATATTTAAATATTTTACCCCTGTTTCACATCATGGGGGTGAATATCGGGCTTGCCACGCTCATGGCCGGCGGAAAAAATGTAATTGTGGACCAATTTTCTCCCCAATCCAGTCTCGATCTGATCCGGGAACAGAATGTGTCGATCTTCGGCTCCTTCCCGCCGATTCTGGGCCGCATCCTGGAATGCATCCAGTCCCAGGATACGCCGCCGGATCTGTCCAGCCTTGAAATTGTTGCAGGCCTTGAAAACCCGGAAACCGCAGAACAGTGGCAAGCCTCTACAGGATCAAAATTCTGGATCATGTACGGACAGACTGAAACCTCGGGCCTTATTACGTTTTCTCCTATTTTTGAGGCGCCCGGATCAGCGGGCAGGGTATCGCCCCTGGCCAGAATGATCGTTGCCGATGATCTGGATAATGCCCTTCCGGCAGGCAGCACCGGAGAACTTCTTGTCAAAGGCCCCCTGGTGTTCAAGGGGTACTGGAACGCCGACGAGCTTAATGCCTTTACATTCAGAAACGGCTGGCACCATACCGGTGATATGGGGCAGCTCGATGAAAACGGGTACCTTTATTTCAAAGGCCGCAAGCCCGAAAAGGAATTGATCAAACCCGGTGGCGAGAACGTGTTTCCCGCAGAGGTGGAAAATGCCCTTGTCAGCCATGACGCCGTGGACAAGGCTTGTGTCTTCGGTGTACCGGATGCGGAATTTGGTGAAGCCATCAAGGCCGTGTGTTCCCTGAATGTTGGGTACACCGTTGAAGAAAAAGAGTTGATCGCGTATACCGGCACCCTGATTGCCGGTTTCAAGAAACCAAAATTCATTGTGTTTGTTGATCAGTTGCCCTTGACTGCGGCAAGGGACATCGACCGTTTTGCAATTAAAGAAAAATATACCCACGGGCAATAA
- a CDS encoding 3-hydroxybutyryl-CoA dehydrogenase — MEVKTFGVVGSGQMGNGIAQVAAAAGLNVIMSDIKEAFCEKGLATITGSLERLLKKEKITQADKDAILARITTTTDLKDMAKADFVVEAAVEREDLKFQIFRDLDEICPGNVILASNTSSIPIGSIAAQTSRPDKVIGMHFMNPVPMMKLVEVIKGIATSEETFKLTWNLSEKFGKVPAEADDYPGFIANRILMPMINEAVFCLYQSVGTKEDIDTVMKLGMAHPMGPLTLADLIGLDTCLAIMETLYDGFKDSKYRPCPLLRRYVEAGWLGRKTGKGFYDYK; from the coding sequence ATGGAAGTTAAAACCTTTGGTGTTGTTGGTTCCGGTCAGATGGGCAACGGCATTGCCCAAGTGGCTGCTGCGGCAGGACTGAATGTGATCATGAGTGATATTAAAGAAGCGTTTTGCGAGAAAGGCCTTGCCACAATTACAGGCTCCCTGGAACGTCTATTAAAAAAAGAAAAAATAACCCAGGCGGATAAGGATGCCATCCTTGCCAGAATCACCACCACTACGGATTTAAAAGATATGGCCAAAGCCGATTTCGTGGTGGAAGCGGCCGTGGAACGTGAAGACCTGAAATTTCAAATTTTCAGAGATCTGGATGAAATCTGCCCTGGGAACGTGATCCTGGCCAGCAACACCTCATCCATTCCCATCGGCAGTATCGCAGCCCAGACATCCCGGCCGGACAAGGTTATCGGTATGCATTTCATGAACCCCGTGCCTATGATGAAACTTGTGGAGGTCATCAAGGGGATTGCCACTTCCGAAGAGACGTTTAAATTGACCTGGAATCTGTCCGAAAAATTTGGCAAGGTCCCGGCTGAAGCTGATGATTATCCCGGGTTCATTGCCAACCGGATTCTGATGCCCATGATCAATGAGGCGGTTTTCTGTCTCTACCAGAGCGTCGGCACCAAAGAGGACATTGATACGGTCATGAAACTTGGTATGGCCCATCCCATGGGGCCTTTGACACTTGCCGACCTCATTGGCCTGGATACCTGCCTTGCCATCATGGAGACCCTGTATGACGGATTCAAGGACTCTAAATACAGACCCTGCCCGCTGTTGAGAAGATATGTGGAAGCCGGCTGGCTGGGGCGTAAGACCGGCAAGGGTTTTTACGATTATAAATAG
- a CDS encoding class I SAM-dependent methyltransferase produces the protein MDTENAFTAKIYDPILYFALKNIRQDIIRLIPNRNARILDLCCGTGDQLKKLSDAGFNHLTGVDLSTEMLKVARKGNKIANLLESDVQHTGLPGASFDIIIISFAVHEKPARMQKNMLAQAKRLLAPEGQILLVDFSLDDQAKMISKIAATMIESLAGKEHYRNFKAYVNKGGMCPVIQSSFKIEQQIRHARGVVSIWIVTAKER, from the coding sequence ATGGATACCGAAAATGCTTTTACTGCAAAAATATACGATCCAATCCTCTATTTTGCCCTGAAAAACATCCGGCAGGATATAATCCGGTTGATCCCGAACCGCAACGCACGCATTCTGGATTTATGCTGCGGCACCGGTGATCAGTTGAAGAAATTATCAGATGCAGGGTTCAATCATTTAACCGGTGTGGATTTATCCACAGAAATGCTTAAGGTCGCCCGGAAAGGCAATAAGATTGCAAATCTGCTGGAAAGCGATGTGCAGCACACAGGACTGCCTGGTGCAAGCTTTGACATCATTATTATTTCATTTGCAGTTCATGAAAAACCTGCCCGGATGCAAAAGAATATGCTGGCGCAGGCAAAGCGCCTGCTGGCACCTGAGGGGCAGATCCTTTTAGTGGATTTTTCTTTGGATGATCAGGCTAAGATGATCAGTAAAATCGCTGCCACCATGATTGAAAGCCTGGCCGGAAAAGAGCACTATCGCAATTTTAAAGCCTATGTAAACAAAGGCGGTATGTGTCCTGTTATTCAAAGCTCTTTTAAAATCGAGCAACAAATCCGGCATGCGCGGGGTGTCGTCAGCATTTGGATAGTGACGGCAAAAGAACGGTAG
- a CDS encoding acetyl-CoA C-acetyltransferase, whose translation MNKAVIVSATRTPLGSFGGSLSGIGATTLGGLVIREAIRRADIEDAVVDECIMGMVLPCGYGQNPGKQAVVKSGLPWEVEAITVNKVCGSSLKAVMLAAQAIQCGDADVVVAGGMETMSMAPYYMEKARWGHRMGPGRVEDHMVHDGLWDIVNDFHMGMSNELCSERWGVTREDQDRFAAQSYERANKAVAQGRFKDEIMPVSIPQRKGDPKIFDTDECPQETNFEFLSKMKPAFKKNGVGTAGNASIISDGASAVVVMSESKAKELGCTVMAEIGAQASYGIDMKYVLMAPIYAIPKVLKKQGISINDVDLFEINEAFAGTSTGINKVLELDPEKVNVNGGSVALGHPIGASGTRVLTTLLYEMAKRDLKTGLASLCLGGGEAVALVVNR comes from the coding sequence ATGAATAAAGCAGTTATCGTCAGTGCCACCCGGACGCCATTAGGCAGTTTTGGCGGTTCATTAAGCGGCATCGGGGCGACAACACTTGGAGGCCTTGTAATCCGGGAAGCAATCCGACGAGCTGATATTGAGGATGCCGTGGTGGATGAGTGCATCATGGGTATGGTTCTGCCCTGTGGCTACGGGCAGAATCCGGGAAAACAGGCTGTGGTCAAATCGGGCCTTCCCTGGGAAGTGGAGGCCATTACCGTAAACAAGGTATGCGGGTCATCGCTTAAAGCCGTTATGCTGGCAGCCCAGGCCATCCAGTGTGGAGATGCTGATGTTGTGGTGGCCGGCGGCATGGAGACCATGAGTATGGCACCCTATTATATGGAAAAGGCCAGATGGGGGCATCGCATGGGACCGGGTCGGGTTGAGGATCATATGGTCCATGACGGGCTGTGGGATATTGTCAATGATTTTCACATGGGCATGTCCAATGAGCTTTGCTCCGAGCGTTGGGGCGTGACCCGTGAGGACCAGGACCGGTTTGCGGCCCAGTCCTATGAAAGGGCCAACAAGGCTGTGGCCCAGGGGCGGTTTAAAGATGAGATTATGCCTGTTTCAATACCCCAGCGAAAGGGTGACCCCAAAATTTTTGATACGGACGAATGCCCCCAGGAAACAAATTTTGAATTTTTGTCCAAAATGAAGCCTGCGTTTAAAAAAAATGGCGTAGGCACGGCTGGCAATGCATCCATCATTTCCGATGGCGCAAGCGCTGTGGTGGTGATGAGCGAATCAAAAGCAAAGGAACTGGGATGTACAGTTATGGCGGAAATCGGTGCCCAGGCTTCCTATGGCATTGATATGAAATATGTGCTCATGGCGCCCATTTACGCCATCCCCAAGGTATTGAAAAAACAGGGGATCAGTATTAATGATGTGGACCTATTTGAGATCAACGAAGCCTTTGCCGGCACATCCACCGGCATTAACAAGGTCCTGGAACTGGACCCGGAAAAGGTCAACGTGAACGGCGGTTCCGTAGCTTTGGGCCACCCCATCGGTGCCTCCGGTACACGGGTTCTGACCACGTTATTGTATGAGATGGCCAAAAGAGATTTGAAAACCGGCCTTGCTTCGCTGTGTTTAGGTGGCGGAGAGGCCGTGGCACTAGTTGTAAACCGGTAG
- a CDS encoding universal stress protein, giving the protein MNRFNHIMACIDLSDYSPMTLDYALGLGRQADIKVTICSIVPLREVNPVYMAGMMYPCREDTKEYLDELKEDRIAQIKELIRTRFPEFDGKIDIRIKMGYPAEEILEMIDEVDPDLVVMANKGRSNLSSFMFGSAAEFVFRHCRKALFSVRDKHIFKRMYSGSELPEPGELRNIIAAVDFSPWTEHILARAGWMAKTTGAKLHVVHCIGTKELAWVKSHYVPENTFSEEQFLPKAKQRRKTRLEDQIKTAGIEDMTGIDITINSGDPCEQILSAAKDLRADALILGPLGHSRSVKFVLGSTIEKIFRHSPVPVLRLSPDICI; this is encoded by the coding sequence ATGAATCGATTCAACCACATTATGGCCTGTATTGACCTGTCTGATTACTCACCCATGACTCTGGACTATGCTCTGGGGCTGGGCCGACAGGCAGATATCAAGGTTACCATTTGTTCTATTGTCCCTTTGCGCGAAGTCAATCCGGTGTATATGGCCGGAATGATGTACCCCTGCAGGGAGGACACCAAAGAGTACCTGGACGAACTTAAAGAAGACAGAATTGCCCAAATCAAGGAACTGATCCGGACACGGTTCCCTGAATTCGACGGCAAAATCGATATTCGAATCAAAATGGGATATCCTGCCGAAGAGATACTTGAAATGATTGATGAGGTCGATCCAGACCTTGTGGTCATGGCCAACAAAGGGCGTTCCAATCTGTCCAGCTTCATGTTCGGCAGTGCGGCGGAATTTGTATTCCGCCATTGCAGAAAGGCGCTGTTCAGTGTCAGAGACAAACATATTTTTAAGCGGATGTACTCAGGCAGTGAACTGCCGGAACCCGGAGAACTTCGAAACATCATTGCTGCGGTGGATTTTTCTCCCTGGACCGAACACATTCTGGCACGGGCGGGGTGGATGGCAAAAACAACAGGTGCAAAACTTCATGTGGTCCATTGTATCGGCACCAAGGAACTGGCATGGGTTAAATCCCATTACGTCCCTGAAAATACCTTTTCTGAAGAACAATTTTTACCCAAGGCCAAACAAAGGCGAAAGACCCGGCTTGAGGATCAAATAAAAACGGCAGGCATTGAAGATATGACAGGGATTGATATCACCATTAATTCGGGAGATCCTTGTGAACAAATTCTTTCTGCCGCAAAGGATCTCAGGGCAGACGCTCTGATTTTAGGCCCGTTAGGCCACAGCCGATCGGTCAAATTTGTCTTGGGCAGCACCATTGAAAAAATTTTCCGTCATAGCCCGGTACCGGTACTACGGCTGAGTCCTGATATCTGCATTTAA
- a CDS encoding methyltransferase domain-containing protein: MTDFNPRYLADMMIKVAWQDQGHRHQENYFAKNFNFYRDVFPGTLLETVCDALHDLNTFKVHVAEGQLVPPYSEKKVFSLPLNRVDMDDKLIVVPNRFYPRRILKGVPGIFKGNFIPFRVAGINHTHLTADLNHPLSLKELDLEFCLLNSRIRSRERGGACTDWLEMALDGPGIQAAAFNGFTDALDTLTFERKDPGRDADFYSVERLVGHIDTQAGENLARIYKDFLNDHDTVLDLMAGWQSHLPDGTRFSKVSGLGMNPHEMDENPCLTNFLVHDLNEAPVLPYENAAFDHVVCSLSVEYLIHPVAVFKEVARVLKPGGSFIVSFSNRWFPEKSISLWENLHEFERVGLVMAYFAASGCFKNFETLSVRGYPRPFDDPHINKTRMSDPIYAVAGTVV, translated from the coding sequence ATGACCGATTTTAACCCCCGCTACTTGGCGGATATGATGATTAAGGTTGCCTGGCAGGACCAGGGGCACCGTCATCAGGAAAATTATTTTGCCAAAAATTTTAATTTTTACCGGGATGTCTTTCCCGGGACCCTTTTGGAAACAGTGTGTGACGCCTTACATGATTTAAATACCTTCAAGGTTCATGTCGCTGAAGGCCAACTGGTACCGCCGTACTCAGAAAAAAAAGTTTTTTCTTTGCCCTTAAACCGGGTGGATATGGATGATAAACTCATCGTTGTTCCCAATCGATTTTATCCACGCCGGATTTTAAAAGGGGTGCCCGGCATCTTTAAAGGAAATTTTATTCCCTTCCGGGTGGCCGGAATAAATCATACCCACCTGACCGCGGATTTGAACCATCCTCTTAGTCTAAAAGAACTGGACTTGGAATTTTGCCTTTTAAATTCCCGGATACGCTCCAGGGAGCGTGGCGGGGCATGCACGGACTGGTTGGAAATGGCCCTTGACGGGCCGGGGATTCAGGCCGCCGCTTTTAACGGTTTTACCGATGCCCTGGATACTCTGACTTTTGAGCGCAAAGACCCTGGCCGGGATGCAGACTTCTATTCGGTCGAACGGCTGGTTGGCCACATTGATACCCAGGCTGGTGAAAATTTAGCCCGGATTTACAAAGATTTTCTCAACGATCATGATACTGTTTTGGATCTGATGGCAGGCTGGCAGTCACATCTGCCGGACGGGACCAGATTTTCAAAGGTGTCCGGCCTGGGTATGAACCCACATGAAATGGATGAAAACCCTTGCCTGACGAATTTTTTAGTCCATGATCTCAATGAAGCCCCTGTTCTACCCTATGAAAATGCTGCGTTCGACCATGTCGTCTGCTCTCTATCCGTGGAATACCTGATCCATCCTGTGGCTGTTTTTAAAGAAGTGGCCCGGGTGCTGAAACCCGGCGGCAGTTTCATTGTATCCTTTTCCAACCGGTGGTTCCCGGAAAAGAGCATTTCCCTCTGGGAAAATCTCCATGAGTTTGAACGGGTGGGTCTGGTGATGGCGTACTTTGCCGCATCCGGTTGTTTCAAAAATTTTGAAACCCTTTCGGTCCGGGGATATCCACGGCCTTTTGACGATCCACATATCAACAAGACCCGTATGTCTGATCCGATTTATGCCGTTGCCGGGACCGTGGTGTAA
- a CDS encoding TetR/AcrR family transcriptional regulator, which produces MTRQKAHSASGADVPTQIKNEKLVRERRRQIIDATVNLSIEHGYHNTTTRMIAKAAGFSIGSLYEYVSSKEDLLYLVCSAIHEEVQNAVEDALSGGICEKSQLAAAIRQYFIVSDKMADHILLMYQVTQFLPDKWKKRVLETELDISNTFVTALTRLSGKNDFPSLDEKTCRLVGHNISVLGHMWAFRRWYLKKNFTLDQYICIQTDFILGLIY; this is translated from the coding sequence ATGACCCGGCAAAAGGCGCACTCTGCATCCGGTGCAGATGTCCCCACCCAAATAAAAAATGAGAAGCTAGTCCGTGAACGGCGGCGGCAGATCATTGATGCTACGGTCAATCTGTCCATCGAACATGGTTACCACAATACCACCACACGGATGATTGCCAAAGCTGCCGGCTTTTCCATTGGCTCTTTGTATGAGTATGTCAGCTCCAAGGAAGATCTTTTGTATCTGGTGTGCAGCGCCATCCACGAAGAGGTCCAGAATGCCGTAGAAGATGCCCTGTCCGGCGGGATCTGCGAAAAGTCACAACTGGCAGCAGCCATTCGCCAGTATTTTATTGTCTCTGATAAAATGGCAGATCATATTCTGCTTATGTACCAAGTTACCCAGTTTCTGCCGGACAAATGGAAAAAAAGGGTGTTGGAAACTGAACTGGATATTTCCAATACATTTGTTACGGCCCTGACCCGGTTGTCCGGAAAAAATGATTTCCCCTCTCTGGATGAGAAAACATGTCGTCTGGTGGGACACAATATTTCAGTACTCGGGCATATGTGGGCCTTTCGACGTTGGTATCTCAAAAAAAATTTTACGCTGGACCAGTACATTTGCATCCAGACGGATTTTATTTTGGGTCTTATTTATTAG
- a CDS encoding FeoB-associated Cys-rich membrane protein → MGNVLVGLIVAAALFYCIKRVVNAFKGKSSCGCVCDDCTPDAQKNCCSQKDDSDADRLDIK, encoded by the coding sequence ATGGGAAACGTTTTGGTTGGACTGATTGTAGCAGCGGCACTGTTTTACTGCATAAAAAGAGTGGTCAATGCCTTTAAAGGCAAGTCCTCGTGCGGTTGCGTATGTGACGACTGTACGCCCGACGCGCAGAAGAACTGCTGCAGCCAAAAAGACGATTCGGATGCGGACCGGTTGGACATAAAATAG
- the feoB gene encoding ferrous iron transport protein B: MSIAIALAGNPNAGKTTLFNELTGARQQVGNYPGVTVEKKQGTCVSEAGTFEIIDLPGTYSLTAYSLEEVVARDYLVNEKPAMVVNIVDASNLERNLYLSVQFMEMGIPVCLVLNMMDVAQKRGIDIDVDRLSELLGIPVVPMVARTGKGKKELLAQVAKGIDKPASPLFISYGQDIDKALDQMEKIIEENRFLTDIYPARWVGLKYLENDTQILDLGATRDKETAGKLIDIGEKLNRHMSATLDTHPEGMIADQRYGFINSVLKQNVIRFAHDRNRLQRSDQIDKVLTNRFLGPLIMVGVLAALYQFTFTYSALPVEWVEGLFGWISGLTDAALPDGLLKSMIVSGIIDGVGGVMGFVPLIMFMFLGISFIEDSGYLARMAFMLDRVFRIFGLHGSSVMAFIISGGIAGGCAVPGVMAARTLKSPRERLATLLTVPFMNCGAKLPVYALLVAAFFSGKQTTIMLILTLISWVGALLVAKLLRSTVIRGEATPFVMELPPYRLPTLKGLWIHTWERTWQYMKKAGTVILGISILIWALMTFPGLDDKTTAQFESRRIAITDSVQADVLKEIETADKNAELSPEARKVKDALAGIDGREASTRLESSFAGRIGKTLEKVSYLAGFDWRTNIALVGGFAAKEVVVSTLGTAYSLGDVDSESSVSLADRLAQAPGWGPVTAFALMIFTIFYAPCFVTVVCIARETGSWKWAAFSVGFNTALAFALSVLTYQVGSLLVN, from the coding sequence ATGAGTATCGCCATTGCCCTTGCAGGGAATCCAAACGCTGGGAAAACAACCCTTTTCAACGAATTGACTGGTGCCCGCCAGCAGGTGGGTAACTACCCCGGGGTCACGGTTGAAAAAAAACAGGGCACCTGCGTTTCCGAGGCTGGCACCTTTGAAATTATAGACCTTCCCGGCACCTATTCCCTGACTGCCTATTCCCTGGAAGAGGTGGTGGCAAGAGACTATCTGGTTAATGAAAAACCTGCCATGGTCGTTAATATTGTGGATGCCTCAAACCTGGAACGGAACCTTTACCTGTCCGTGCAGTTCATGGAAATGGGCATTCCGGTCTGCCTGGTCTTGAACATGATGGATGTGGCTCAAAAAAGAGGCATAGATATTGATGTTGACAGGCTGTCCGAGCTTTTGGGTATTCCTGTGGTGCCCATGGTGGCAAGGACAGGTAAAGGCAAAAAAGAGCTGCTGGCGCAGGTCGCAAAGGGGATTGACAAACCTGCCTCGCCCTTGTTTATCTCCTATGGCCAAGACATCGACAAAGCCCTGGATCAAATGGAAAAGATTATAGAGGAAAACCGGTTTTTAACAGATATCTATCCGGCCCGCTGGGTGGGCCTTAAATATCTTGAAAACGACACTCAGATCCTTGATCTTGGCGCCACCCGGGATAAGGAAACTGCCGGTAAACTCATCGACATTGGGGAAAAACTCAATCGCCATATGTCTGCTACCCTTGACACCCATCCCGAAGGCATGATTGCCGATCAACGGTACGGATTTATCAACTCCGTACTCAAACAGAATGTGATTCGGTTCGCTCACGACCGCAATCGGCTTCAGCGTTCGGACCAGATTGATAAAGTGCTGACAAACCGCTTTTTAGGGCCTTTGATCATGGTTGGAGTCCTGGCAGCCTTGTATCAGTTTACCTTTACCTACAGTGCGTTGCCGGTTGAATGGGTCGAAGGGCTTTTCGGCTGGATCAGCGGTTTAACGGATGCGGCCCTGCCCGACGGTCTTCTCAAATCCATGATCGTCTCTGGAATCATTGATGGTGTGGGCGGTGTTATGGGGTTTGTGCCGCTGATTATGTTTATGTTTCTAGGTATTTCATTTATTGAGGATTCAGGATATCTGGCCAGGATGGCCTTTATGCTGGACCGGGTCTTTCGGATATTTGGGCTTCACGGCAGTTCGGTCATGGCATTTATCATTTCCGGTGGCATTGCCGGCGGATGTGCTGTGCCCGGCGTTATGGCGGCCAGGACCCTGAAATCCCCCCGGGAACGGCTGGCCACACTTTTAACCGTGCCGTTTATGAACTGTGGTGCCAAACTGCCGGTGTATGCCCTTTTGGTCGCAGCCTTTTTTTCCGGGAAACAGACCACGATCATGCTGATTCTTACCCTGATTTCCTGGGTCGGCGCCCTTCTGGTGGCAAAACTGTTGAGAAGCACAGTGATCCGGGGTGAAGCCACCCCTTTTGTCATGGAACTACCCCCCTATCGTTTGCCCACGCTTAAGGGGCTTTGGATCCACACGTGGGAAAGGACCTGGCAATATATGAAAAAAGCCGGGACTGTAATCCTGGGTATTTCCATTCTCATCTGGGCCTTGATGACTTTTCCCGGGCTGGATGACAAAACCACGGCACAATTTGAATCCCGGCGTATAGCTATTACGGATTCAGTCCAGGCAGACGTTTTAAAAGAAATTGAAACCGCAGATAAAAACGCTGAGTTGTCCCCTGAGGCCCGGAAGGTAAAGGATGCCCTGGCCGGTATTGATGGTCGGGAAGCTTCGACCAGGTTGGAAAGCTCTTTTGCCGGCAGAATCGGCAAAACCCTTGAAAAAGTTTCTTACCTGGCCGGATTTGACTGGCGGACCAATATCGCCCTGGTGGGTGGTTTTGCAGCCAAGGAAGTGGTGGTTTCTACTCTTGGCACAGCCTACTCTCTTGGGGATGTAGATTCTGAAAGTTCGGTTTCTTTAGCTGACAGGCTTGCCCAAGCCCCTGGATGGGGACCTGTAACCGCTTTTGCCCTGATGATTTTTACGATTTTTTACGCCCCCTGCTTTGTAACCGTTGTCTGCATTGCCCGGGAAACCGGGTCATGGAAATGGGCGGCATTTTCCGTGGGGTTTAACACTGCCCTGGCTTTTGCGCTGTCGGTATTGACCTATCAGGTCGGCTCCCTGCTCGTCAATTAA